The Borreliella andersonii genome has a segment encoding these proteins:
- the ychF gene encoding redox-regulated ATPase YchF, translating into MKLNAGIVGLPNVGKSTLFSSLTSSNVEIANYPFCTIEPNVGIVEIPDDRLLKIADCIVPRKIVPAVMEFVDIAGLVKGASTGEGLGNKFLANIREVSLIVHVVRCFEEKEVIHINDEINPERDITTINVELCLSDLETVQKSLQKQEKNAKSTDKKISESSKTIVLMLKRLENHLSNMNPAVEFKFDNFEYDFIRSLNLLTFKKVLYVCNVDENSLGGNKYTDIVKNIALKEGNDFLILCAKIEAELAQIKDISYKNEMLELFGINDSGLGNLIKKAYYTLGLRTYFTAGLQEVRAWTFKQGMRAPKAAGIIHSDFEGGFIKAEVYSCEDLFKFQSVQKLKEKGLVRIEGKEYLVRDGDVIFFKFNV; encoded by the coding sequence ATGAAGCTTAATGCGGGGATTGTGGGGCTTCCTAATGTGGGCAAATCTACTTTGTTTTCATCTCTGACATCATCTAATGTTGAGATCGCTAATTATCCTTTTTGTACCATTGAGCCAAATGTAGGGATAGTAGAGATTCCTGATGATAGGCTTTTAAAAATCGCAGATTGCATTGTTCCGCGTAAAATTGTTCCTGCTGTTATGGAATTTGTGGATATTGCAGGCCTTGTCAAGGGAGCATCAACAGGTGAAGGGCTTGGCAATAAATTTTTGGCTAATATTCGCGAAGTTTCTCTTATTGTTCATGTTGTAAGATGTTTTGAAGAAAAAGAGGTTATTCATATTAATGATGAAATTAATCCCGAGAGAGATATAACTACAATTAATGTTGAGCTTTGTCTATCTGATCTTGAAACTGTTCAAAAAAGTCTTCAAAAACAAGAAAAAAATGCTAAAAGCACTGATAAAAAAATTAGTGAATCTTCTAAGACAATTGTTTTAATGCTAAAAAGACTTGAAAATCATTTAAGCAATATGAACCCTGCTGTTGAATTTAAATTTGATAATTTTGAATATGACTTTATTAGATCATTAAATCTTTTGACTTTTAAAAAAGTTTTGTATGTTTGCAATGTTGATGAAAATTCACTTGGTGGCAATAAATATACAGATATTGTAAAAAATATTGCCTTAAAAGAAGGAAACGATTTTTTAATTTTATGTGCCAAAATTGAGGCTGAACTTGCTCAAATAAAGGATATATCTTATAAAAATGAAATGTTAGAATTATTTGGAATAAATGATAGCGGTCTTGGTAATTTAATTAAAAAGGCTTATTATACTTTGGGGCTTAGAACTTATTTTACAGCAGGTTTGCAAGAAGTTAGAGCTTGGACATTCAAGCAGGGCATGAGAGCACCCAAAGCCGCTGGAATAATTCATAGTGATTTTGAGGGGGGCTTTATTAAGGCAGAGGTTTATTCTTGTGAGGATTTATTTAAATTTCAAAGTGTTCAAAAACTAAAAGAGAAAGGACTTGTTAGAATTGAAGGCAAGGAATATCTTGTAAGAGATGGAGATGTAATCTTTTTTAAATTTAATGTCTAG
- a CDS encoding type B 50S ribosomal protein L31, which translates to MRKDIHPKSNLVVFKDGSNGAMFLTRSTLNSKETIKYIDGKEYPLITVEITSKSHPFYTGQQKFVDAAGRIDKFNKRYKKS; encoded by the coding sequence ATGAGAAAAGATATACATCCTAAAAGTAATTTAGTGGTATTTAAAGATGGATCAAATGGAGCAATGTTTTTAACCAGGTCTACTTTGAATTCAAAGGAAACTATTAAATATATTGATGGAAAGGAATATCCATTGATTACTGTGGAAATTACAAGCAAATCTCATCCTTTTTATACTGGCCAACAAAAGTTTGTTGATGCAGCAGGAAGAATTGATAAATTTAATAAAAGGTATAAAAAGTCTTAA
- a CDS encoding DUF327 family protein, whose protein sequence is MKVNNLIAGALNLNAKDYKKSGKKVSFDKNSLFSSVFQAESVKEDKHFILLENGEFNLDLIKSLLDGINEAGEKLLSEPSRQNVIFYKKVISEFISIIISSSVCLKEQKGGSLEDPKRPKYRIVKVINDKLDKLAYSVLQNQMTQIKLLDSIEEIQGLLVNLLM, encoded by the coding sequence ATGAAAGTAAATAATTTGATTGCTGGGGCATTGAATCTTAATGCAAAAGATTATAAAAAAAGTGGCAAAAAGGTATCTTTTGATAAGAATAGCCTTTTTTCTTCTGTGTTTCAGGCTGAAAGTGTTAAAGAGGATAAGCATTTTATTTTGCTTGAAAATGGAGAATTTAATCTTGATTTAATTAAAAGTCTGTTAGACGGAATTAATGAGGCTGGCGAGAAACTTTTAAGCGAGCCTTCCAGACAAAATGTGATTTTTTACAAAAAAGTTATTTCAGAGTTTATATCCATTATTATATCATCTTCTGTTTGTTTGAAAGAACAAAAAGGGGGAAGTTTGGAAGATCCCAAGCGTCCCAAGTATAGAATTGTTAAGGTTATTAACGATAAATTGGACAAACTTGCTTATTCTGTTTTACAAAATCAAATGACCCAGATTAAACTTTTAGATAGTATTGAAGAGATTCAAGGTTTGCTTGTGAATTTGCTAATGTGA
- the rho gene encoding transcription termination factor Rho, with amino-acid sequence MDKKNGGFDLESEIRRLDVSKEFKIEDNLKKKVVKVVAKKDSVSSVTKAADLSSAKDSSSVVFPEFDYDIPSSGLENNIKTLEQSNIIKFFNGKDYVEIEKLYDKPITEVRKIVEGLGTNHTIAVTMKKTELIFLLVKILSENGINVLFTGVLDVLSDGYGFLRTASNSYLSGGNDVYVSPSQIRLFNLRTGDILYGQIRSPRDGERFFAMVKIKSINDQDPTFAQNRIPFDNLTPLYPNMKLNLEYENCNISTRLINLFSPIGKGQRALIVSPPKAGKTTLLQKIANAITTNYSDVILMILLIDERPEEVTDMIRSVKGEVIASNFDEQASRHVQVAEMVIEKAKRLVENKKDVVILLDSITRLARAYNQTMPTSGKILSGGVDSNALHKPKRFFGSARNIEEGGSLTIIATALVDTGSKMDEVIFEEFKSTGNMELILDRSLADRRLFPAINIKKSGTRKEELLLSEEERSKILLIRRILGGVDDYEGVEVLIEKMKKSKNNEIFLKTMSNGN; translated from the coding sequence ATGGATAAAAAAAATGGTGGATTTGATTTAGAAAGTGAAATAAGGCGGTTGGATGTTTCTAAAGAGTTTAAGATTGAAGATAATTTGAAAAAAAAAGTGGTTAAAGTTGTTGCTAAAAAGGATTCTGTATCTAGCGTGACAAAAGCTGCAGATTTAAGTAGCGCAAAGGATTCAAGCAGTGTAGTATTTCCTGAATTTGATTATGATATTCCTTCTTCAGGCTTAGAAAATAATATTAAAACTTTAGAGCAAAGTAATATCATCAAGTTTTTTAATGGCAAAGATTATGTAGAGATTGAAAAACTTTATGATAAGCCAATTACAGAGGTTAGGAAAATTGTTGAAGGCCTTGGTACTAATCATACTATTGCTGTAACAATGAAAAAAACGGAATTAATATTTTTATTGGTAAAAATATTAAGTGAGAATGGTATTAATGTTTTATTTACAGGTGTACTTGATGTGCTTAGTGATGGTTATGGGTTTTTGAGAACCGCATCAAATTCTTATCTTTCGGGGGGCAATGATGTTTACGTTTCTCCTTCTCAGATTAGACTTTTTAATTTAAGGACAGGCGATATTTTATATGGCCAAATTAGATCGCCTAGAGATGGTGAGAGATTTTTTGCAATGGTTAAAATTAAATCTATTAATGATCAAGATCCTACCTTTGCTCAAAACAGAATACCTTTTGATAATTTAACTCCTCTGTATCCCAATATGAAATTGAATCTTGAATATGAAAATTGCAATATTTCTACAAGGCTTATCAATCTTTTTTCGCCTATAGGTAAAGGGCAAAGGGCTTTAATAGTTTCTCCTCCAAAAGCGGGAAAGACTACCTTGCTTCAAAAAATAGCTAACGCAATAACTACTAATTATTCAGATGTTATTTTAATGATACTGCTTATTGATGAGAGACCAGAAGAAGTTACAGATATGATTCGTAGTGTTAAGGGCGAAGTAATTGCATCTAATTTTGATGAGCAGGCTAGTAGGCATGTTCAGGTAGCAGAGATGGTTATTGAAAAGGCAAAAAGGCTTGTTGAAAACAAGAAAGATGTTGTTATTTTGCTTGATTCTATTACAAGACTTGCAAGGGCATATAATCAAACTATGCCAACTTCTGGTAAAATTTTATCGGGTGGTGTAGATTCTAATGCTCTTCATAAGCCAAAGAGGTTTTTTGGATCTGCTAGAAATATAGAAGAAGGGGGAAGTTTGACTATTATAGCTACTGCTTTGGTTGATACTGGCAGCAAAATGGATGAAGTTATTTTTGAAGAATTTAAAAGTACCGGTAATATGGAGTTAATTCTTGATAGAAGTTTGGCAGACAGAAGACTTTTTCCTGCTATTAATATTAAAAAATCAGGTACCAGAAAAGAAGAATTACTTCTTAGTGAAGAGGAACGTTCTAAGATTTTGCTTATCAGAAGAATACTTGGAGGTGTTGATGATTATGAGGGAGTTGAAGTTCTGATAGAAAAGATGAAAAAAAGCAAAAACAATGAGATTTTCTTAAAGACAATGAGTAATGGTAATTAA
- a CDS encoding MIP/aquaporin family protein encodes MNYTKFQEFISEFLGTFILLALGTGSVAMTVLFPSSPEIPGEIIKGGYTNIVFGWGLGVTFGIYTAARMSGAHLNPAVSIGLASVGKFPVSKLLHYIVAQILGAFAGALMTLVVFYPKWIEMDPGLENTQGIMATFPAVPGFLPGFIDQIFGTFLLMFLISVVGDFTKKHSDNPFIPFIIGAVVLSIGISFGGMNGYAINPARDLGPRLLLLFAGFKNHGFNNLSIFIVPIIGPIIGAILGATIYEFTLKNNKD; translated from the coding sequence ATGAATTATACAAAATTCCAAGAATTTATATCGGAATTTTTGGGAACATTCATCCTATTAGCTCTAGGAACTGGATCTGTTGCAATGACAGTATTGTTTCCCTCAAGTCCTGAAATACCAGGAGAAATAATAAAAGGGGGATATACAAATATAGTATTTGGATGGGGACTAGGTGTAACATTTGGTATTTATACAGCAGCAAGAATGAGCGGAGCACACCTAAACCCGGCTGTTAGCATAGGATTAGCAAGTGTTGGAAAATTTCCTGTTTCAAAACTTTTACATTACATTGTAGCTCAAATATTAGGGGCTTTTGCAGGTGCATTAATGACGCTTGTCGTATTTTATCCCAAATGGATAGAAATGGATCCTGGACTTGAAAATACTCAAGGAATAATGGCAACTTTCCCTGCTGTTCCCGGATTTTTGCCTGGATTTATTGATCAAATTTTTGGAACTTTTTTGCTAATGTTTTTAATTTCTGTTGTTGGAGATTTTACAAAAAAACACAGCGACAATCCATTTATTCCATTTATTATAGGAGCAGTGGTTTTATCAATAGGAATAAGTTTTGGGGGAATGAACGGCTATGCTATTAATCCTGCAAGGGACCTAGGACCAAGACTTTTGCTCTTATTTGCTGGATTTAAAAATCACGGATTTAACAACCTAAGTATATTTATTGTACCAATAATTGGCCCAATAATTGGAGCAATTTTGGGAGCTACAATCTACGAATTTACACTAAAAAATAACAAAGACTAA
- a CDS encoding deoxynucleoside kinase, with translation MIVIEGLIGVGKTTLGNILSKELEVPFYSELNNDFTLAVLDKFYKDKSRWAFPVQINFLNERFKLIKGVFRTKGGILDRSIYGDCVFASLLNCDGHISDEEYKIYIDLLDNMLEHSQRPSLLVYLDCSIDEVERRIKNRNRSFEMNIPRDYLEGLNRKYLKWYDEYHLSSKIKFSYDNINIFSEEDKNKVVSLIRDKLVL, from the coding sequence GTGATTGTAATAGAGGGTTTAATTGGGGTAGGAAAAACTACTCTTGGAAATATTCTATCAAAGGAGTTGGAAGTTCCTTTTTACAGTGAACTGAATAATGATTTTACTTTAGCTGTATTGGACAAATTTTATAAAGATAAATCCAGATGGGCATTTCCAGTTCAAATTAATTTTCTTAATGAAAGGTTTAAATTAATAAAAGGTGTGTTTAGAACAAAAGGGGGCATATTAGACAGATCTATTTATGGTGATTGTGTGTTTGCATCTCTTTTAAATTGTGATGGGCATATTTCTGATGAAGAGTATAAAATATATATCGATCTTCTTGATAATATGCTTGAACATTCTCAACGACCAAGTTTGCTTGTTTATCTTGATTGTAGTATTGATGAGGTTGAACGCAGAATTAAAAATAGAAATAGAAGCTTTGAAATGAATATTCCCAGGGATTATCTTGAGGGTCTTAATAGGAAATATTTAAAGTGGTATGATGAATACCACTTGTCGTCAAAAATAAAATTTTCTTACGATAATATAAATATTTTTAGCGAAGAAGATAAGAATAAAGTGGTTTCTTTAATTAGAGATAAACTTGTATTATAA
- a CDS encoding HU family DNA-binding protein — protein MSFSRRPKVTKSDIVDQISLNIRNNNLKLEKKYIRLVIDAFFEELKSNLCSNNVIEFRSFGTFEVRKRRGRLNARNPQTGEYVKVLDHHVAYFRPGKDLKERVWGIKG, from the coding sequence ATGTCTTTTTCAAGAAGACCAAAGGTTACTAAGTCAGACATTGTTGATCAAATATCTTTGAATATTAGAAATAATAATTTAAAATTAGAAAAAAAATACATAAGACTTGTAATAGATGCTTTTTTTGAAGAGCTTAAGAGTAATCTTTGTTCTAATAATGTTATTGAGTTTAGATCTTTTGGTACATTTGAAGTTAGAAAAAGAAGGGGACGCTTAAATGCTCGCAATCCTCAAACAGGGGAATATGTTAAGGTCCTAGATCATCATGTTGCTTATTTTCGTCCAGGCAAGGATTTGAAAGAGAGAGTGTGGGGTATTAAAGGTTAA
- a CDS encoding glycerol-3-phosphate dehydrogenase/oxidase, with protein sequence MEEYLNFMNNNKETKLKDLENQEFDLIIIGGGATGLGIAVDAITRGYKTILIEKFDYAKGTSSRSSKLIHGGVRYLAQWNISLVKEALHEKAILEKNAPHLINECAFITPIYNALEIPYYYFGLSYYHNLMGKEKTTKYKTKLLSKASTIEKAPNIKTEGLKCSVLYYDNSFDDARMAITLLRTFTEKGGIALNYTELKKFNKENGKLSGVLIQNKLSKEQISLKSKCIINATGIFSDEVRRLDDEKASNIIKPSQGSHLIIKKDKFPQNHAILIPKTSDNRILFAVPWYDSVVCGSTDIPIKEIEEEPKRLEEEIDFIINNLNNYLNIKIEKSDVKSVYTGIRPLIMDPKVQGNTSKISRNEKIFISDSNLITIAGGKYTTYRKMAEKTLLKAIEKNLIPNCTPITEDLKLHGYLEKEKAMKIPEPFRAYGSDFEILKNMEGFNKKIHENLDLNEAQIDFSIKFEQAKTIDDVLARRTRSLPLNPQATIEAAPKVAEIMMKKLNKSEEWKNEQIKNFLEISKKYLI encoded by the coding sequence ATGGAGGAATATTTAAATTTCATGAATAATAACAAAGAAACAAAATTAAAAGATCTTGAAAATCAAGAATTTGACCTTATAATAATTGGAGGAGGCGCAACAGGTCTTGGCATTGCGGTAGACGCAATTACAAGGGGATATAAAACAATACTTATAGAAAAATTTGACTATGCAAAAGGCACTTCCTCTAGATCAAGCAAATTAATTCACGGCGGAGTAAGATATTTAGCCCAATGGAATATTTCTTTAGTTAAAGAAGCTTTACACGAAAAAGCCATTCTTGAGAAAAATGCACCTCATTTAATTAACGAATGTGCATTTATCACTCCTATTTATAATGCTTTAGAAATACCTTATTATTATTTTGGATTAAGCTACTACCACAATCTTATGGGCAAAGAAAAAACTACCAAATACAAAACTAAATTACTATCCAAAGCATCTACCATTGAAAAAGCTCCCAATATTAAAACAGAAGGCCTTAAATGCTCTGTTCTATATTACGATAATTCATTCGATGATGCTAGAATGGCAATAACATTGTTAAGAACTTTTACCGAAAAAGGGGGCATTGCCCTTAACTATACAGAACTTAAAAAATTCAACAAAGAAAACGGAAAGCTTTCGGGAGTTCTCATACAAAATAAATTGTCAAAAGAACAAATTTCATTAAAAAGCAAATGCATAATAAACGCAACAGGAATATTTTCAGATGAAGTAAGAAGGTTGGATGATGAAAAAGCCTCAAACATCATCAAACCTTCCCAAGGTAGCCATTTAATAATCAAAAAAGACAAATTTCCCCAAAATCATGCAATATTAATACCTAAAACTAGTGATAATAGGATTTTATTCGCTGTTCCTTGGTATGATAGCGTTGTTTGCGGAAGCACTGACATTCCAATAAAAGAGATAGAAGAAGAACCTAAAAGACTTGAAGAAGAGATTGACTTTATAATAAATAATTTAAACAACTATTTAAATATTAAAATAGAAAAATCAGATGTAAAAAGTGTATATACCGGGATAAGGCCATTAATAATGGATCCAAAAGTTCAAGGAAACACTTCTAAAATCTCAAGAAATGAAAAAATATTTATATCAGATTCAAATCTTATTACAATAGCGGGGGGTAAATATACTACATATAGAAAAATGGCAGAAAAAACCTTGCTTAAGGCTATAGAAAAAAATTTAATACCAAATTGTACGCCAATCACAGAAGATTTAAAGTTGCACGGCTATCTTGAAAAAGAAAAGGCAATGAAAATTCCTGAACCTTTTAGAGCTTATGGCAGCGATTTTGAAATTCTAAAAAATATGGAAGGTTTTAACAAAAAAATACACGAAAACTTGGATTTAAATGAAGCTCAAATAGATTTTTCAATTAAATTTGAGCAAGCTAAAACTATTGATGATGTTTTAGCAAGAAGAACAAGATCACTGCCTTTAAATCCTCAAGCTACAATTGAGGCTGCTCCAAAAGTTGCTGAAATAATGATGAAAAAATTAAATAAATCTGAAGAGTGGAAAAATGAACAAATAAAAAACTTTTTAGAAATAAGTAAAAAATATTTAATTTAA
- the glpK gene encoding glycerol kinase GlpK produces MKYILSIDQGTTSSRAMVFDKYANIKGFAQKEFTQIYPQPSWVEHDPTEIWGSQLGVITEAMANARILPNEVDAIGITNQRETTVIWEKNTGKPIYNAIVWQDRRTSQICDQLRKEGKDKIILEKTGLVLDSYFSGTKIMWILDNVEGARQKAENGELCFGTIDTWILWNLTQKKEHATDYSNASRTLLLNIKTLQWDDELLSILNIPRAILPELKESSTIYGKTDKALFGAAIPIAGIAGDQFAATFGQACLKKGMAKNTYGTGCFLTVNIGKEPIISHDKLLTSIAWGRKKSVTYVLEGSVFIGGAVIQWLRDGLEFFRKSSDAEALANSVSDNGGIYFVPAFVGLGAPHWDSYARGTIIGITRGSTKAHITRAALESIAFQSFDILNTMKKSIPNFEIQELRVDGGASQNNLLMQFQADLLECKVVRPKITETTALGAAYLAGLATGYWQSAEEIVSLWQVDKIFEPSMPKNQKEMLLENWNKAIEKAKSWIQDSHNL; encoded by the coding sequence ATGAAATACATTTTATCTATTGATCAAGGTACCACCAGCTCAAGAGCAATGGTATTTGATAAATATGCAAACATAAAAGGGTTTGCTCAAAAAGAATTTACCCAAATTTATCCACAGCCAAGCTGGGTAGAACATGATCCTACAGAAATATGGGGATCACAGCTTGGAGTTATAACAGAAGCTATGGCAAATGCAAGAATTTTGCCAAATGAAGTTGATGCTATTGGAATAACCAATCAAAGAGAAACTACGGTTATATGGGAAAAAAATACAGGAAAACCCATTTATAATGCAATAGTATGGCAAGACAGAAGAACTTCACAAATTTGTGACCAATTAAGAAAAGAAGGAAAAGATAAAATTATTTTGGAAAAAACAGGCTTGGTGCTAGATTCTTATTTTAGTGGAACAAAAATAATGTGGATCTTGGATAATGTAGAAGGAGCTAGACAAAAAGCTGAAAATGGCGAATTATGCTTTGGAACAATAGATACGTGGATATTGTGGAATTTGACTCAAAAAAAAGAACATGCAACTGATTACTCTAATGCTTCAAGAACATTATTATTAAACATTAAAACATTACAGTGGGACGATGAACTTTTAAGCATATTAAATATACCAAGGGCAATTTTGCCTGAACTTAAAGAAAGTTCTACAATATATGGTAAAACAGATAAAGCGCTATTTGGAGCAGCAATTCCTATTGCAGGAATTGCTGGAGATCAATTTGCAGCAACATTTGGACAAGCCTGCCTTAAAAAAGGTATGGCTAAAAACACTTATGGCACTGGTTGCTTTTTAACAGTTAATATAGGAAAAGAACCAATCATTAGCCATGACAAGCTTTTAACTTCAATTGCATGGGGAAGAAAAAAATCTGTAACTTATGTTCTTGAAGGAAGCGTTTTTATTGGCGGAGCTGTAATTCAGTGGCTAAGAGATGGTCTTGAATTTTTCAGAAAAAGCTCAGATGCAGAAGCATTGGCAAACTCTGTTTCAGACAATGGTGGAATTTATTTTGTGCCTGCATTTGTTGGACTTGGTGCACCTCACTGGGATTCTTATGCAAGAGGAACAATCATCGGAATAACAAGAGGCTCAACAAAAGCTCACATCACAAGAGCTGCTCTTGAGAGCATCGCATTTCAAAGTTTTGACATACTAAATACCATGAAAAAATCCATTCCTAACTTTGAAATTCAAGAATTACGAGTGGACGGGGGAGCAAGTCAAAACAATCTATTAATGCAATTTCAAGCTGATCTTTTAGAATGCAAAGTTGTAAGACCAAAAATAACAGAAACAACCGCTCTTGGCGCTGCTTATCTTGCGGGACTTGCAACAGGTTACTGGCAAAGCGCTGAAGAAATAGTAAGTCTATGGCAAGTAGATAAGATATTTGAACCTTCAATGCCAAAAAATCAAAAAGAAATGCTTCTTGAAAATTGGAACAAAGCAATTGAAAAAGCAAAATCCTGGATACAGGATTCTCACAACCTATAA
- a CDS encoding polymer-forming cytoskeletal protein: MPVNIVDSYKWDCKLDSSLTFRGKLKFEGTLYLDSSFEGEISSKGGVLFIGKNSKVITNVVICDTLIVEGILKGNVNAASKVYLNSGCKIYGDVKTKKIFISDNIIFDGKCEMIKSNEIVDLFSFTVSQIKDTLQ; this comes from the coding sequence ATGCCGGTTAATATTGTAGATTCTTATAAATGGGATTGTAAGCTGGACTCTAGTTTAACTTTTAGAGGAAAATTAAAATTTGAAGGAACTTTGTATCTTGATTCTTCTTTTGAGGGTGAAATATCTTCAAAAGGGGGCGTGCTTTTTATTGGTAAGAATAGTAAGGTTATTACCAATGTGGTAATTTGTGATACATTAATAGTAGAAGGAATTTTGAAGGGCAATGTAAATGCTGCTAGTAAAGTTTATTTAAACAGTGGCTGTAAAATATATGGGGATGTAAAAACAAAAAAAATATTTATTAGTGATAATATAATTTTTGATGGTAAGTGTGAAATGATAAAGTCTAATGAAATTGTAGATTTATTTTCTTTTACCGTTTCACAAATAAAAGATACTTTGCAATAG
- the lnt gene encoding apolipoprotein N-acyltransferase, whose product MKTRCFCLAAFSGILTTLAIPNEIKETGYSILGFVAYVPLFIALNKLKDKQTLIGLTVFYFIIANSLQNFWLGFFHAFGWITLVGVVIGYIPYSLTLGYFLYYSLKSFKNKTMSITMLFTFYDYSRSIGFLAYPWGFAAFTVNNFNNLIQVADIFGVFFVSFVVYFLNSGIADFLIHKNKTNLLNIAFPTLLITTSFAYGMLKKTELKSLLAKEIDSLNIAAIQLNTDPWLPGNDKKGIRDSIEITEQALKENPKIEFVIWSEGVLTYPFSKEDQYFKRSDLHNELKNFIKERKITFAIGAPSNVDKTIGIQQNSIYMIEPNLNIANIYSKIFLVPFAEKIPFYEYEFVKNFFLKNFRILGQIEGNKIEILKLKKFKFAPLICYDDAFPELARFYKTQGANTLLNFSNDSWSKTNSAEWQHFVVAKFRSIENGIKTIRATNSGITAIISEYGESIEKLETFKKGYLLSTVKLSPTFATIYEKIGDSFIHILVIMFLITTLRFQFMEDKNQLLSSFVVKIKV is encoded by the coding sequence ATGAAAACTAGATGCTTTTGCCTAGCCGCATTCTCAGGAATTCTTACAACACTTGCAATTCCAAATGAAATTAAAGAAACCGGATATTCAATCCTGGGATTTGTTGCTTATGTACCACTTTTTATAGCCTTAAACAAACTAAAAGATAAACAAACATTAATAGGGCTGACGGTATTTTACTTTATAATAGCCAACAGCTTGCAAAACTTTTGGCTTGGATTTTTTCATGCATTTGGCTGGATTACATTAGTTGGAGTGGTAATAGGGTATATTCCATATTCATTAACATTAGGCTATTTCCTTTATTACTCTTTAAAAAGTTTTAAAAACAAAACGATGAGCATAACAATGCTTTTTACATTTTATGATTACTCAAGATCAATTGGATTTTTAGCATATCCCTGGGGGTTTGCAGCTTTCACTGTAAATAACTTTAACAATTTAATTCAAGTAGCAGACATTTTTGGTGTATTTTTTGTATCATTTGTTGTCTACTTTTTAAACTCGGGAATTGCAGACTTTCTAATCCACAAAAACAAAACAAATTTGCTAAACATAGCATTTCCAACATTGCTAATAACAACATCTTTTGCTTATGGAATGCTCAAAAAAACAGAGCTAAAAAGCTTATTAGCAAAAGAAATAGACAGCCTAAACATTGCAGCTATTCAGCTTAACACTGATCCATGGTTGCCAGGAAATGACAAAAAAGGGATAAGGGATTCTATTGAAATTACAGAACAAGCATTAAAAGAAAATCCAAAAATAGAATTTGTAATATGGAGTGAAGGGGTACTAACCTACCCTTTTAGCAAAGAAGATCAGTACTTCAAAAGATCTGATTTGCACAATGAGCTTAAAAATTTTATAAAAGAACGAAAAATCACATTTGCCATTGGGGCTCCCTCAAATGTAGATAAAACTATAGGGATTCAACAAAATTCTATTTATATGATAGAGCCAAACCTCAACATTGCAAACATATACTCTAAAATATTCTTAGTACCTTTTGCAGAAAAAATTCCCTTTTACGAATATGAATTTGTAAAAAACTTTTTTTTAAAAAATTTTAGAATCTTAGGACAGATTGAAGGAAATAAAATTGAGATATTAAAATTGAAAAAGTTTAAATTTGCTCCCTTAATATGTTACGATGATGCATTTCCAGAACTTGCAAGGTTTTACAAAACCCAAGGCGCTAATACATTGCTAAATTTTTCAAACGACTCTTGGTCAAAAACAAATTCAGCAGAATGGCAACACTTTGTTGTGGCTAAATTTAGAAGCATTGAAAATGGAATCAAAACCATTAGAGCTACAAACTCAGGAATCACTGCAATCATAAGCGAATACGGAGAAAGCATTGAAAAATTAGAAACTTTTAAAAAAGGATACTTATTATCAACCGTAAAACTGTCCCCAACATTTGCAACAATTTATGAAAAAATTGGAGACTCGTTTATACATATATTAGTGATAATGTTTTTAATTACAACACTAAGATTTCAATTTATGGAAGACAAAAACCAATTATTATCATCCTTTGTGGTAAAAATTAAAGTCTGA
- the rpsT gene encoding 30S ribosomal protein S20 has product MRKNASALKRSRQNLKRKIRNVSVKSELKTIEKRCVNMIKAGKKDEAIEFFKFVAKKLDTAARKRIIHKNKAARKKSRLNVLLLK; this is encoded by the coding sequence TTGAGAAAAAATGCATCAGCATTGAAGCGCTCTCGTCAAAATTTAAAAAGAAAAATTAGAAATGTAAGTGTAAAAAGTGAATTAAAAACAATAGAAAAACGCTGTGTCAATATGATAAAAGCGGGCAAGAAAGACGAAGCTATTGAATTTTTTAAATTTGTTGCAAAGAAACTAGACACTGCTGCTAGAAAGCGAATAATTCATAAAAATAAGGCTGCTAGAAAGAAATCTCGTTTAAATGTTTTGCTGTTAAAATAA